A section of the Paenibacillus odorifer genome encodes:
- a CDS encoding helicase C-terminal domain-containing protein — MSSTVALSVRTLVEYVFRSGSIEPGFHGTGAMVEGTRIHQKIQKQYKEGDRKEVYLKTEIPYGNLLYVVDGRCDGLLVSEDGSFTVEEIKSTSGLLDLLDEGHEVHWAQALMYAYMIALEQELSSIQVKLTYVHRATDEKKSLYRTLFFEELISFVNDTVARYAPYAEMMVHHEAKKEQSLRELSFPFSSYRKGQRHFAGAVYKSVVEKVSLFAQAPTGIGKTMSTLFPVLKAMGEGQAKGLFYLTAKTVTRFAAQEAISLLLTQGLQLHVITITAKEKACFREEGVCGKDSCPYTDGYYDRINEALMDLLEHETLMSRDTIALYAHKHKVCPFEFSLDAAYACDAVICDYNYIYDPRISLKRLTEERKRETVLLVDEAHNLVDRGREMFSASLLKAPFLEIQRQYKEMNRSLSKAAKSVNAFFISLRKICNEEGQGQWDSFPEELPALLEIFSLEAEQELIHPSSSIVSLNGEDEGENVLLDTYFAVQGMLRTFKTYDERYITYAEVRRGDVYLKLFNLDPSHLLRQMSKSFRSQILFSATLSPLSYYRDMIGAVEEDYSLTVSSPFQKEQWEVTVLPVSTRYHDREASLVPLTKALSQMVSKKGNYLVFFPSYLYLQNVYQAFTENYPEIRTLMQDTGMSEQARESFLAAFSPDNDETLLGFAVLGGIFSEGVDLPGDRLNGVMVVGVGLPQLGLERNLLRQYFNARGKNGFDYAYVYPGMCKVLQAGGRLIRSETDTGIIVLADDRFLQSPYMHLLPEEWRDYLIRS; from the coding sequence ATGAGCTCTACAGTAGCTTTATCAGTTAGAACTCTCGTTGAATATGTTTTTCGCAGCGGAAGCATTGAGCCTGGCTTTCATGGAACGGGCGCTATGGTCGAAGGCACAAGAATTCATCAGAAAATCCAAAAGCAATATAAGGAAGGTGACCGCAAAGAGGTTTATTTGAAAACGGAAATTCCTTATGGAAACCTGCTTTATGTTGTAGATGGGCGTTGTGATGGATTGCTTGTCTCGGAGGATGGGAGCTTTACGGTCGAAGAAATCAAGTCAACCTCCGGACTGCTGGATTTACTGGACGAGGGACATGAGGTTCACTGGGCACAGGCGCTGATGTACGCATATATGATAGCTCTGGAGCAAGAGCTTTCTTCTATTCAGGTTAAGCTTACCTATGTCCACCGGGCCACTGATGAGAAAAAAAGCTTGTACCGAACGTTGTTTTTTGAAGAGCTGATTTCATTTGTGAATGACACAGTAGCTAGATATGCTCCGTACGCCGAGATGATGGTTCATCATGAGGCTAAGAAGGAGCAGAGTCTTCGGGAGTTGAGCTTTCCGTTCTCCTCTTATCGAAAGGGACAACGTCATTTTGCAGGAGCCGTATATAAGTCCGTCGTGGAAAAGGTCAGTCTGTTCGCTCAAGCACCCACAGGTATTGGGAAAACAATGTCGACGTTGTTTCCTGTCCTTAAAGCGATGGGCGAAGGACAAGCTAAGGGATTGTTCTATTTAACGGCAAAGACGGTTACCCGTTTTGCCGCGCAGGAAGCCATCTCGCTGTTGCTAACGCAGGGACTTCAGCTGCATGTCATCACTATTACCGCTAAAGAGAAGGCCTGTTTTCGCGAAGAGGGGGTTTGCGGTAAGGATTCCTGTCCTTATACGGATGGTTATTATGACCGGATCAACGAGGCGTTGATGGATCTGTTAGAGCACGAGACGCTCATGAGCAGAGACACCATTGCACTGTATGCTCACAAACACAAAGTGTGCCCATTTGAGTTCTCATTGGATGCGGCCTATGCCTGTGATGCTGTGATCTGCGATTACAATTATATATATGATCCTCGCATCAGTCTGAAACGGCTAACAGAGGAAAGAAAGAGAGAAACGGTACTTCTAGTAGATGAAGCACACAATCTGGTAGACCGGGGACGGGAAATGTTCTCCGCCTCTTTGCTGAAAGCCCCTTTCCTGGAGATCCAGCGCCAATATAAAGAAATGAACCGGAGTTTGAGTAAAGCCGCTAAATCGGTGAATGCTTTTTTCATCTCCCTTCGCAAAATTTGCAATGAAGAGGGGCAAGGGCAGTGGGACTCGTTCCCGGAGGAGCTGCCAGCTTTGCTTGAGATATTTTCTTTGGAGGCGGAACAGGAACTTATTCACCCCAGCTCCAGCATTGTCTCTCTGAATGGAGAAGATGAAGGGGAAAATGTCCTCTTGGATACATATTTTGCAGTTCAGGGAATGCTCCGCACCTTTAAGACCTATGATGAACGCTACATTACCTATGCTGAGGTTCGTAGAGGGGATGTCTATCTCAAGTTATTCAATTTGGATCCCTCGCATCTGCTTCGGCAGATGTCCAAGAGCTTTCGCAGTCAGATCCTGTTCTCAGCTACACTTTCTCCATTATCTTACTACCGGGATATGATTGGTGCGGTGGAGGAAGATTACAGTTTAACTGTTTCTTCTCCTTTTCAGAAGGAGCAGTGGGAAGTAACCGTCTTACCTGTCTCCACACGTTATCATGACCGGGAAGCTTCCCTAGTTCCGTTGACTAAAGCACTAAGCCAAATGGTCTCCAAGAAGGGCAATTATCTGGTGTTTTTTCCTTCGTACCTCTATTTACAAAACGTATATCAGGCCTTTACGGAGAATTACCCTGAAATCCGGACATTGATGCAGGATACGGGCATGAGTGAGCAAGCTAGAGAAAGTTTTTTAGCTGCATTTAGTCCAGACAATGACGAGACGTTATTGGGATTTGCTGTACTTGGAGGAATTTTTTCAGAAGGTGTGGATCTGCCAGGGGATCGCCTCAATGGGGTTATGGTTGTTGGCGTTGGCCTGCCACAGCTTGGTCTTGAACGCAATCTGCTGCGTCAATATTTTAATGCCAGAGGAAAAAATGGCTTTGATTATGCCTATGTCTATCCGGGAATGTGCAAGGTACTGCAAGCCGGAGGCCGGTTGATTCGCAGCGAGACGGATACGGGCATTATCGTGTTGGCTGATGACCGTTTTTTGCAGAGTCCATATATGCATTTGCTCCCCGAAGAATGGAGAGATTATCTTATCCGCTCGTAA
- a CDS encoding LTA synthase family protein, producing the protein MSSFNFKQWIVKPFVFFTIIFILKAFLAWGVIFDDILPWKSLLTEIPFAWALFCIIERFGSKRKLGYYMTVNLLVTAIFFAAIMYFKYYGVIVTYHAAEQVNQVTAVSNSVFSLMDPYYLLIFTDIIILGVYFFFNKKGRVYKKENINRRRGGKLKYSVLFAVSLALCLFNILPNKASMNEIKKAQEMGILNYEAYTIFAKEEPELVNSSDITQDAINKLKGINTTASSPLQGIAKDKNLIIIQMESFQNFLLGLKLDGQEITPNLNKVMKDSLYFPNFYQMVGQGNTSDAEFVVNTSFYIPPRGAATMSYVDKVLPSLPRVLKENGYQTATFHTNVVEFWNRGELYDSLGFDHYYDRKFFGEDDVFFFGASDDTLYSKTADKLKEMDQQEQPFYAQVISMSAHHPFTIPEEKYRMELPERYEGTFVGDYIRSQNYADDAFGHFVEELKAKGVWDNSVIMIYGDHMGLPIYSLDHDDKELMTEIYGHEYSYADMMNIPLLIHAGDGVAPQTIDEVGGEVDIMPTAASLLGISLENNVYFGQDLLSQTYNLLPERYYLPSGSFIASSGLLIPGNSFEDNTQYSIYNDGTTPSATEDEYNRALRLLQLSHSYITQLPDKQPKQ; encoded by the coding sequence GTGTCATCCTTTAACTTTAAACAGTGGATCGTTAAACCTTTTGTGTTTTTCACAATAATTTTTATTCTAAAAGCTTTCTTGGCATGGGGCGTAATCTTTGACGATATATTGCCCTGGAAATCATTATTAACTGAAATCCCCTTTGCTTGGGCGCTCTTCTGTATCATTGAACGTTTTGGTTCCAAGCGCAAGCTCGGATATTACATGACCGTAAATTTATTAGTGACAGCCATTTTCTTCGCAGCCATTATGTATTTTAAATATTATGGTGTTATTGTGACTTACCATGCAGCGGAGCAGGTGAATCAAGTCACCGCCGTCAGCAACAGCGTATTCTCACTAATGGATCCATACTACCTGCTGATTTTTACAGACATCATTATTCTCGGAGTTTATTTCTTCTTTAATAAAAAAGGCCGGGTCTATAAGAAAGAGAATATCAACCGCCGCCGTGGCGGAAAACTTAAGTACAGCGTTCTGTTTGCAGTCTCACTTGCTTTATGCCTGTTCAACATCTTGCCTAATAAGGCCAGCATGAACGAAATTAAGAAAGCCCAGGAAATGGGAATTCTTAATTATGAAGCCTATACGATCTTCGCTAAAGAAGAGCCTGAGCTAGTCAATTCAAGTGACATTACACAAGATGCCATCAATAAATTGAAGGGGATTAATACTACGGCTAGTTCTCCACTTCAAGGCATCGCGAAAGATAAGAACCTTATTATTATTCAAATGGAATCTTTCCAGAATTTTTTGCTAGGACTTAAATTAGACGGTCAAGAAATTACACCGAACCTGAACAAGGTGATGAAGGACAGTCTTTACTTCCCTAATTTTTATCAAATGGTTGGTCAAGGGAATACGTCGGATGCAGAGTTCGTAGTTAATACTTCCTTCTACATCCCTCCACGTGGAGCGGCAACGATGTCCTATGTAGATAAGGTACTGCCGAGTCTGCCACGTGTGCTTAAAGAAAATGGTTATCAGACTGCAACCTTCCACACCAATGTCGTAGAATTCTGGAACCGCGGCGAGCTGTATGACTCCCTGGGCTTCGATCATTATTATGATCGCAAATTTTTTGGTGAAGATGATGTCTTTTTCTTTGGCGCTTCTGATGATACGCTCTACAGTAAGACAGCCGACAAACTAAAAGAAATGGACCAACAGGAGCAGCCTTTTTACGCTCAAGTCATTTCAATGTCAGCGCATCACCCTTTTACTATTCCGGAAGAAAAATACCGTATGGAGCTGCCAGAGCGTTATGAAGGTACTTTTGTTGGTGACTATATCCGTTCCCAGAACTATGCGGATGATGCTTTTGGACATTTTGTAGAAGAGCTTAAAGCGAAAGGTGTCTGGGACAATAGTGTAATCATGATTTATGGAGATCATATGGGATTGCCGATTTATTCCCTCGATCATGATGATAAAGAATTGATGACTGAAATCTATGGTCATGAATACAGTTATGCGGATATGATGAACATCCCTCTGCTTATTCATGCAGGTGATGGCGTAGCGCCGCAGACCATTGATGAAGTAGGCGGAGAAGTGGATATCATGCCAACCGCTGCAAGTCTGCTTGGGATTTCATTAGAGAATAACGTATATTTTGGTCAAGATCTACTCAGTCAGACTTATAATTTGCTGCCAGAACGATATTATTTACCTTCTGGTTCATTCATTGCCAGCTCAGGATTGCTTATTCCTGGTAACAGCTTTGAAGACAACACTCAGTACTCTATTTATAACGATGGAACAACACCAAGTGCCACTGAGGACGAATATAACCGTGCCTTGAGGCTTTTACAGCTTTCCCACAGCTATATCACTCAGTTGCCCGACAAACAACCTAAACAATAA
- a CDS encoding MarR family winged helix-turn-helix transcriptional regulator: MPHQIDPLIDRLGLSMWRVQRKIMSQMSLHKELGLTVPQMGLLNMIAKEKKSRVVQLAESMEVKSSAVTVMLDRLEVLGYIKREPDGKDRRAVVVTITEKGQQVLEEGHFRSKELLAEHLSILKPEELRNFAEYYRMIEDQER, translated from the coding sequence ATGCCACATCAAATAGATCCGTTAATTGATCGTCTGGGACTATCCATGTGGAGAGTACAGCGTAAGATTATGTCTCAAATGTCTTTGCACAAAGAACTCGGACTTACGGTGCCTCAGATGGGTCTGTTAAATATGATAGCGAAAGAAAAGAAGTCGCGGGTGGTACAGCTGGCAGAAAGTATGGAGGTCAAATCCAGTGCAGTGACGGTGATGCTGGACCGTTTGGAGGTGCTGGGTTATATCAAGCGTGAGCCGGATGGGAAGGATCGGAGAGCGGTTGTAGTAACGATCACCGAGAAGGGTCAGCAGGTGCTGGAAGAAGGACATTTCCGGTCCAAAGAACTGCTGGCGGAGCATTTGTCCATACTGAAGCCCGAAGAACTACGCAACTTTGCAGAGTATTACCGTATGATCGAGGATCAGGAGCGTTAG
- a CDS encoding methyl-accepting chemotaxis protein, whose translation MKLATKLTWMMFIVLLLVGSSIGFFGYRTAYKQVDEAAGIELVGCANITTGLIDPADISALLAGDQSKLEAVEDRIGWIVAHKAIFKEAFILSLDGKVLAADSSFQARGYKAGDTFYFSDEDKQMITEHKHSSYSKVYTYEGTSLKTGYGPIYQDHDPSKPIVALMAINFDGSIIQERTQDIIVQPFIIGASILVIAIVAAYLLIRRMISPLTKLSKGVNLVAQGDLTHNPILFNSKDEIGTLARNFNDMTQSLRLLITEVNETSMQVASSSEELSASAQETNRAGEYSVNVTIELADSANSQLQNMEGEYKSVQDLSRFITEIAGNADNAMNNAVSNANKARTGREAMDSTTQQMRVVSDSITDLAIIIETLGGYSKEIENIVGTIASIAEETNLLSLNAAIEAARAGEEGRGFAVVAHSVRKLAERSAHSAAQIGQLVNIIVNQMDQAGETMKRSTEEMEHGREMIATAGQSFSEIEMSVSGMASQSQQISGTVRQLSLISDRLVTTLQNIVNVANQTASSAETLSASSEEQLAAMEEVESAAAFLSSLAEKLQILIERFKVS comes from the coding sequence ATGAAATTAGCAACTAAATTAACTTGGATGATGTTCATCGTCTTACTTCTTGTAGGATCATCCATCGGGTTCTTCGGATACCGTACAGCTTATAAGCAAGTAGACGAAGCCGCAGGTATCGAATTGGTAGGATGCGCTAATATTACAACCGGCCTGATTGACCCCGCAGATATTTCCGCATTGTTGGCAGGCGATCAAAGTAAACTGGAGGCTGTAGAGGATCGAATCGGTTGGATTGTGGCACATAAGGCTATTTTTAAAGAGGCATTCATCTTATCCTTAGACGGAAAAGTACTTGCCGCAGATTCAAGCTTCCAGGCTAGAGGTTATAAAGCAGGCGATACTTTTTATTTTTCAGATGAAGATAAGCAAATGATTACTGAGCATAAGCATTCCTCCTACTCCAAGGTTTATACATACGAAGGTACCTCACTTAAGACAGGTTACGGCCCCATCTATCAGGATCATGATCCATCCAAACCTATAGTTGCGCTGATGGCCATTAATTTCGATGGCTCCATAATTCAAGAAAGAACCCAAGATATCATAGTTCAGCCCTTTATTATCGGAGCTTCCATTCTGGTTATAGCTATCGTAGCAGCTTATCTGTTAATCCGCCGAATGATAAGTCCGTTAACGAAGCTGTCTAAAGGGGTCAATCTTGTTGCACAAGGCGACCTTACTCATAATCCTATTTTATTCAACAGCAAGGATGAGATTGGTACATTAGCCCGTAATTTTAATGACATGACCCAAAGCCTGCGCTTGCTTATTACCGAGGTCAATGAGACTTCCATGCAGGTAGCTTCCTCGTCCGAAGAGCTCTCTGCCAGTGCACAGGAAACCAACCGGGCCGGTGAGTACAGCGTCAATGTTACAATTGAGCTTGCGGATAGCGCGAATTCACAGCTGCAGAATATGGAGGGCGAATATAAGTCTGTACAAGACCTGTCTCGCTTCATCACAGAGATTGCAGGCAATGCAGATAACGCGATGAATAATGCGGTCAGCAACGCTAATAAAGCCCGTACAGGCCGTGAAGCAATGGATTCCACCACACAGCAGATGAGAGTCGTAAGTGACAGCATTACCGACCTAGCAATCATTATTGAAACCTTGGGTGGTTATTCCAAAGAAATCGAAAATATCGTGGGTACTATTGCCAGCATCGCAGAGGAAACCAATCTCCTGTCCCTAAATGCAGCGATTGAAGCCGCAAGAGCTGGAGAAGAAGGAAGAGGGTTTGCGGTCGTTGCCCATTCCGTGCGTAAGCTTGCTGAGCGCTCAGCCCATTCCGCTGCGCAAATTGGCCAGCTGGTAAACATCATCGTGAATCAGATGGATCAGGCAGGAGAAACAATGAAACGCTCTACAGAAGAGATGGAGCACGGCAGAGAAATGATTGCCACGGCAGGCCAGTCCTTCTCGGAGATAGAAATGTCTGTCTCGGGAATGGCCTCACAAAGTCAGCAGATCTCCGGAACAGTTCGACAGCTTTCGCTAATTTCCGACCGTCTCGTTACAACCCTTCAGAACATCGTAAATGTCGCTAATCAGACAGCCAGCAGTGCAGAGACATTATCCGCTTCCTCAGAAGAACAGCTTGCCGCAATGGAAGAAGTTGAGTCTGCAGCAGCTTTCCTGTCCTCACTAGCTGAGAAGCTGCAAATTCTGATTGAACGATTTAAGGTTTCTTAA
- a CDS encoding bifunctional diguanylate cyclase/phosphodiesterase, with protein MDKMGIHYNVWIVLLSFALAATAAYSALNLISQVPRSFGKVRRLWLISGACVLGSGIWSIHYVGIMASRFPFSVNYYPGRAVLSLLVGVLCCYSAFRITFVPRLRKSCLIVSGVLLGSGISAMHYIGMSSMKIAAEIHYEIWTQTCAVILVMLSSFIGLFLFHKFKDYVGFNRWKLYSALFIGFSVTGLHYTSVRATHFEYNGLLGNTTFFMETDVILLMGVSLVTLFMLAISGGAVFLDRHVLERMAYYDPLTDLPNRHGLVRYFKDEFFGSRSGAVFFVDLDRFKSINDTLGHDIGDLLLREVAIRLRRSVGSKGKVFRLGGDEFLIALPDCTVEDAQEEAEHILYELKKYYSIQGNELYVTASVGISMTPMHGTDRSALMKAADTALYTSKDSGKNKFSVFDQEMNRHQLRRMSLEKDLRKALARSEFMVVYQPKWDSYMNVTVGLEALLRWRHPEHGIISPAEFIPIAEETGLIVPITYWMLHDVCSQNMLWHKEEIANVAVSINMSARMFEGGGLYDVVEEALTRSGLEPHFLELEITESIAMNNMEETVAQLSRLRALGVRVSLDDFGTGFSSLGNLDEIPVNTLKIDQVFIRKSKMHSKKAIISNIIAIATNLNMEVVAEGVETPEQIELLQSLGCRVMQGYYYGRPMPVHELGQWFIANTAVS; from the coding sequence ATGGATAAAATGGGAATCCACTATAACGTTTGGATTGTTTTACTATCATTTGCGCTAGCGGCGACTGCAGCTTATTCCGCGCTGAATCTGATCTCGCAAGTCCCTCGCTCGTTTGGGAAAGTTCGTCGCTTATGGTTAATATCGGGGGCATGTGTACTCGGCAGTGGCATATGGTCGATACATTATGTAGGGATTATGGCGAGCCGTTTTCCTTTTAGCGTGAATTATTATCCAGGCAGGGCTGTATTATCGTTATTGGTTGGTGTATTGTGCTGCTATTCGGCATTCCGGATTACGTTTGTGCCACGTTTAAGAAAAAGTTGTTTAATAGTTAGTGGTGTTCTACTGGGCAGCGGGATCTCTGCTATGCATTATATCGGGATGTCCTCCATGAAGATCGCAGCGGAGATCCATTATGAGATATGGACTCAGACATGTGCTGTAATCCTCGTTATGCTCTCGTCTTTTATCGGATTATTTCTATTTCACAAGTTTAAAGACTATGTGGGTTTTAACCGCTGGAAGTTATACTCTGCTCTCTTTATCGGATTTTCGGTAACTGGATTGCATTATACGAGTGTAAGGGCGACTCATTTTGAATATAACGGTCTGTTAGGCAATACAACTTTTTTTATGGAGACTGATGTTATTCTCTTAATGGGAGTATCCTTGGTAACGCTATTTATGCTTGCGATTTCTGGTGGTGCTGTATTTCTGGACCGGCATGTGCTGGAACGGATGGCTTATTATGATCCACTAACTGATCTTCCGAACAGGCATGGCCTGGTACGTTATTTTAAAGATGAATTTTTCGGGAGTAGATCCGGTGCCGTATTTTTTGTGGATCTGGATCGGTTTAAGTCGATTAATGATACGCTTGGACATGATATAGGGGACTTGTTACTGCGAGAGGTCGCTATAAGATTAAGACGATCTGTAGGAAGTAAAGGCAAGGTCTTTCGTTTGGGCGGAGATGAATTCCTGATCGCTCTTCCAGATTGTACTGTGGAGGATGCGCAAGAGGAAGCAGAGCACATTTTATATGAGCTTAAGAAATACTACAGTATTCAAGGTAATGAGCTATATGTTACTGCAAGTGTGGGGATCAGTATGACCCCTATGCATGGAACTGACCGCTCAGCGTTAATGAAGGCAGCCGATACAGCTCTTTATACCTCTAAGGATTCGGGTAAGAATAAATTCAGTGTGTTCGATCAGGAGATGAACCGCCATCAGCTGAGACGGATGTCGCTGGAGAAGGATCTTCGTAAAGCGCTGGCACGCTCCGAGTTTATGGTTGTTTACCAGCCGAAATGGGATTCGTATATGAACGTTACCGTGGGTCTTGAAGCACTGCTGCGTTGGCGGCACCCTGAACATGGGATAATTTCTCCCGCGGAATTCATTCCCATCGCAGAGGAAACGGGACTAATTGTCCCCATTACCTATTGGATGCTGCATGATGTATGCAGCCAGAACATGCTTTGGCATAAGGAAGAGATAGCAAATGTCGCAGTCTCTATTAATATGTCAGCGCGGATGTTTGAGGGTGGGGGCTTATACGATGTTGTAGAAGAAGCACTCACACGTTCAGGCCTAGAACCACATTTCCTTGAACTGGAGATTACAGAGTCCATTGCGATGAATAACATGGAAGAGACGGTTGCGCAGCTATCCAGACTTCGGGCACTTGGGGTAAGGGTATCACTGGATGACTTTGGGACAGGCTTTTCGTCCCTTGGTAATTTAGATGAGATTCCAGTCAACACACTCAAAATTGATCAGGTATTTATTCGTAAGAGCAAGATGCATTCCAAGAAAGCCATTATCAGTAATATCATTGCGATTGCCACCAATCTTAATATGGAGGTCGTGGCGGAAGGTGTGGAGACACCAGAGCAGATTGAGCTGCTGCAATCCTTAGGCTGCAGAGTGATGCAGGGTTATTATTATGGGCGGCCAATGCCGGTGCATGAGCTGGGCCAGTGGTTTATAGCGAATACAGCAGTATCGTAG
- a CDS encoding ABC transporter ATP-binding protein: protein MGLADDPVIAISGLWMNYTDRMVLKGIDLKVYRGQIIGYIGPNGAGKSTTVKIMLGLVEGYNGKVEIFGKDIADGDVSYKKRIGYVPEVAELYDSLTAREYLTFVGELYGLGRAEADYKAKKLTTLLGLEKSYDMRISSFSKGMKQKVLLISSMLHDPDILFLDEPLSGLDANSVMIVKEIFASLAARGKTIFYSSHIMDVVEKISSRIILIDGGDIVADGSFAELKEKGREGTLEDIFNQLTGFDKYRDIAGEFVAVMQEQEVSSYD, encoded by the coding sequence ATGGGTTTAGCTGACGATCCGGTCATAGCGATTTCAGGTTTATGGATGAACTATACAGACCGAATGGTGCTAAAGGGAATTGATCTTAAGGTATATAGAGGACAAATTATTGGTTATATCGGCCCTAACGGGGCAGGTAAGAGTACAACGGTGAAGATTATGCTCGGTTTGGTAGAAGGATATAACGGTAAAGTGGAGATTTTCGGTAAGGATATTGCTGATGGAGATGTTTCTTACAAGAAACGTATAGGTTATGTGCCGGAGGTAGCCGAATTATATGATAGCCTCACTGCAAGAGAGTATCTAACCTTTGTTGGCGAGCTGTATGGGCTAGGTCGTGCGGAGGCGGACTACAAGGCCAAAAAATTAACCACACTGCTAGGTTTGGAGAAGTCTTACGATATGCGGATTTCTTCGTTCTCAAAAGGGATGAAGCAAAAGGTGCTGCTTATCTCCAGCATGCTGCATGACCCCGATATTTTATTCCTGGATGAACCGCTGAGTGGTTTGGATGCTAATAGCGTGATGATAGTGAAGGAGATTTTTGCATCGCTGGCGGCACGGGGGAAGACCATTTTTTACTCCTCACATATCATGGATGTGGTTGAGAAAATCAGTAGCCGGATCATTTTGATTGATGGCGGGGATATTGTGGCGGACGGAAGTTTTGCGGAGCTGAAGGAGAAAGGCCGCGAAGGGACGCTTGAAGATATTTTCAATCAATTAACCGGATTTGATAAATACCGTGATATCGCTGGTGAATTTGTTGCGGTCATGCAAGAGCAAGAGGTATCCTCTTATGACTGA